A DNA window from Streptomyces sp. CA-278952 contains the following coding sequences:
- a CDS encoding PaaI family thioesterase encodes MEAHASQLAFGQQILDAQPFSVLLGARLTAFGDGAAVLELDVRDELRQQNGFVHGGVLSYAADNALTFAAGAAVGPSVLTAGFTIDYLRPARGEALRARAQVVRPGRTRVVCRCDLLMVDAEGVETLCAVAQGTIAVAAERPPEPTAAG; translated from the coding sequence ATGGAGGCACACGCCTCGCAACTCGCGTTCGGGCAGCAGATTCTGGATGCCCAGCCCTTCAGCGTCCTGCTGGGCGCGCGGCTGACGGCCTTCGGCGACGGGGCGGCGGTCCTGGAGCTGGACGTACGGGACGAGCTGCGCCAGCAGAACGGCTTCGTCCACGGCGGCGTCCTGAGCTACGCGGCCGACAACGCCCTCACCTTCGCGGCGGGCGCGGCCGTCGGCCCGTCCGTCCTGACCGCCGGCTTCACCATCGACTATCTGCGCCCGGCCCGGGGCGAGGCGCTGCGCGCGCGGGCCCAGGTAGTCCGCCCCGGCCGTACCCGGGTCGTCTGCCGCTGCGATCTGCTGATGGTGGACGCCGAAGGGGTGGAGACGCTCTGCGCGGTGGCCCAGGGCACGATCGCCGTCGCGGCCGAGAGGCCGCCGGAGCCGACCGCGGCCGGGTGA
- a CDS encoding TY-Chap domain-containing protein, which yields MENTIPRGSWLDDDIFRELVREVTPLRFGSWSLSDFEHATSELGWQLREPKEVVGQVWRRFAPRKGPWGGYGTVIADASTPEQVRKVNVRVVDLPAEDIRSAAGLVRAAWWVMEEELGPPTMWGGDSGPWMLWRLPGACLLVHTHDEGEVSLELLPPDADADAAGSGYSRGRWRAAEQAGLPTVPPASGTTWEDVEKRLAETLRSLDHDTPFFPGAFILHLGSADDPQRFVQCWSQDLGLVIEATGYLHQPEAADPDRLARSGWDSSASVWQRRFPDAMDEPAHAATGARMLVEELRHLGVGLDDLSYDGTMTGRGRGFHLDLPDLGLRRVHQPAE from the coding sequence ATGGAGAACACGATCCCCCGGGGCAGTTGGCTCGACGACGACATCTTCCGCGAGCTGGTGCGCGAGGTCACTCCGCTCCGCTTCGGCTCGTGGAGCCTGTCGGATTTCGAGCACGCCACATCGGAGCTGGGCTGGCAACTCCGGGAGCCCAAGGAGGTCGTGGGCCAGGTCTGGCGCAGATTCGCTCCCCGGAAGGGGCCCTGGGGCGGCTACGGCACGGTGATCGCCGACGCCTCGACACCCGAGCAGGTGCGCAAAGTGAACGTACGCGTCGTCGACCTGCCCGCCGAGGACATACGCTCCGCCGCCGGCCTCGTCCGCGCCGCCTGGTGGGTCATGGAGGAGGAGCTGGGCCCGCCCACGATGTGGGGAGGCGACTCGGGCCCGTGGATGCTGTGGCGACTCCCCGGCGCCTGCCTCCTCGTGCACACGCACGACGAGGGCGAGGTGAGCCTCGAACTCCTGCCTCCCGACGCGGACGCCGACGCCGCCGGAAGCGGCTACTCCCGGGGCCGTTGGCGCGCCGCCGAGCAGGCGGGCCTGCCGACCGTGCCGCCCGCTTCCGGCACCACATGGGAAGACGTGGAGAAGCGCCTGGCGGAAACCCTGCGCTCCCTCGACCACGACACCCCGTTCTTCCCCGGTGCATTCATCCTGCACCTCGGATCCGCCGACGATCCGCAGCGCTTCGTCCAGTGCTGGAGCCAGGATTTGGGTCTCGTCATCGAAGCCACCGGCTATCTGCACCAACCGGAGGCGGCCGACCCCGACCGGCTGGCGCGGAGCGGCTGGGACTCCTCCGCCTCGGTCTGGCAACGTCGCTTCCCCGACGCCATGGACGAACCGGCGCACGCCGCGACGGGGGCCCGCATGCTCGTCGAGGAACTGCGGCACCTGGGCGTCGGCCTGGACGACCTCTCCTACGACGGCACCATGACCGGTCGCGGGCGCGGCTTCCACCTCGACCTGCCGGACCTGGGACTCCGCCGCGTCCACCAGCCCGCCGAGTAG